A section of the Triticum dicoccoides isolate Atlit2015 ecotype Zavitan chromosome 7A, WEW_v2.0, whole genome shotgun sequence genome encodes:
- the LOC119330542 gene encoding polycomb group protein FIE1-like, whose protein sequence is MASLRPVQGLGCDAAVGLLVPSGSREFKLCSKHTEGKRPLYAISFNFIDARYYDVFATAGGNRVTTYRGLPDGNLAVLQAYIDADDAQSFYTLSWASDLRSTPLLVAAGTNMVIRVINCATGKLFKSFIGHGGSINEIRTQPLNPSLFISASKDESVRLWNVHTGICILIFAGGGGHRHDVLSVDFHPSDVHRIASCGMDNTVKIWSMKEFSPYVKKSFTWTDLPSKFPTKVVQFPLMTCVVHSNYVDCTRWLGDFILSKSVENEIVLWEPKTKEQGHGEGDSIDVLQKYPVPDCDIWFIKFSCDFHFNQLAIGNREGKIYVWDVQTCPPELITMLSSPQCKITIRQTAVSFDGSTFVACSKDGSIYRWDEVEHEAAKN, encoded by the exons ATGGCGAGCCTGCGCCCGGTGCAGGGTTTAGGGTGCGATGCGGCGGTGGGGTTGCTGGTGCCGAGCGGGAGCCGGGAGTTCAAGCTCTGCAGCAAGCACACTGAGGGCAAGCGTCCGCTCTACGCCATCAGCTTCAACTTCATCGACGCCCGCTACTACGACGTCTTCGCCACCGCCGGCGGCAATCGT GTGACAACGTACCGTGGCCTCCCCGACGGTAACTTGGCTGTTCTGCAAGCATACATTGATGCGGAC GATGCTCAGTCATTCTACACTCTGAGCTGGGCTTCTGACCTTCGCAGCACACCACTGCTAGTGGCAGCAGGAACCAATATGGTCATTCGGGTCATCAACTGTGCCACCGGGAAGTTGTTTAAG AGTTTTATTGGCCATGGTGGTTCAATAAATGAGATCAGAACTCAACCATTGAATCCTTCGCTCTTCATTTCTGCAAGCAAG GACGAGTCTGTTAGGCTATGGAATGTCCATACAGGGATCTGCATCTTGATTTTTgctggaggaggaggtcaccgtcaTGATGTATTGAGTGTT GACTTCCACCCTTCTGATGTGCACCGAATTGCCAGTTGTGGCAtggataatacagttaaaatatggTCAATGAAAG AATTTTCGCCATACGTGAAGAAATCCTTTACATGGACTGACCTTCCATCAAAATTTCCAACAAAAGTTGTCCAATTTCCG CTTATGACTTGCGTGGTGCATTCTAACTATGTTGACTGTACTAGGTGGCTTGGTGACTTCATCCTGTCGAAG AGTGTTGAAAATGAAATTGTTCTGTGGGAGCCAAAAACAAAAGAGCAGGGTCACGGCGAG GGAGATAGCATTGATGTTCTTCAGAAGTACCCTGTGCCCGATTGTGACATTTGGTTTATCAAATTTTCATGTGATTTTCACTTCAATCAATTAGCAATAG GCAACCGTGAAGGCAAAATCTATGTGTGGGATGTGCAGACGTGCCCTCCTGAGCTAATTACCAT GCTGAGTAGTCCGCAATGCAAAATTACAATAAGGCAGACTGCAGTGTCGTTTGACGGAAG CACGTTCGTTGCCTGCAGCAAGGATGGCAGCATATACCGCTGGGACGAAGTGGAACATGAAGCTGCGAAAAATTGA